A region of Bombilactobacillus folatiphilus DNA encodes the following proteins:
- a CDS encoding PRD domain-containing protein has translation MQVVKKINNNVALCCDNNGQELVAFGKGIGFPKVPYELTDLSLIEMTFYKLNAQYRRLLTELPEDILTLSSQIVQHARATIDRPLNPNIVFSLADHLNFAIIRLQKQQDVPLLYSYDIEQFYPQEMAVGQYAVRLINQQLKIKLPTAEITAIATHFLNSQVNVDIKVQQEQQIIEQVMRLIERCFQLQIDRQSFTYNRFVLHLNYYLRRLQQSQPTPSHDQNRLYQIFKQQLPQIYQCACDVSALIDQAYQTTSNQAEQVYLMIYLQRIIDNSQTEQLGGEK, from the coding sequence ATGCAGGTTGTTAAAAAAATTAATAATAATGTAGCTTTGTGTTGTGATAATAATGGTCAGGAATTAGTGGCTTTTGGCAAGGGGATAGGTTTTCCCAAAGTTCCTTATGAATTGACTGATTTGAGTCTGATTGAGATGACTTTTTATAAATTAAATGCTCAATATCGGCGGTTACTAACGGAATTACCAGAAGATATTTTGACTCTGAGTTCGCAAATTGTTCAGCATGCGCGCGCAACGATTGATCGGCCCTTGAACCCTAATATTGTTTTTAGTTTGGCTGATCATCTTAATTTTGCGATTATTCGTTTACAAAAACAACAAGATGTACCCTTGTTATATTCATACGATATCGAGCAGTTTTATCCACAAGAAATGGCTGTTGGGCAATACGCTGTTCGTTTAATTAATCAACAATTAAAGATTAAATTACCAACTGCGGAAATCACAGCAATTGCAACGCATTTTTTGAATAGTCAAGTCAATGTAGATATAAAAGTCCAGCAAGAACAACAAATCATTGAACAAGTTATGCGGTTAATTGAACGTTGCTTTCAATTACAAATTGATCGCCAAAGTTTTACGTATAATCGTTTTGTATTACATCTCAATTATTACTTACGACGTTTGCAACAGTCACAACCAACGCCAAGTCATGACCAGAATCGTTTGTATCAAATTTTTAAACAACAATTGCCTCAAATTTATCAATGTGCCTGTGATGTGAGCGCTTTGATTGATCAGGCTTATCAAACAACCAGTAATCAGGCAGAACAAGTATATTTGATGATATATCTGCAAAGAATTATTGATAATTCACAAACTGAACAATTAGGGGGAGAGAAGTAG
- a CDS encoding PTS transporter subunit EIIC: MPKKQQEYQAIAQQILQEVGGSNNIESVTHCMTRLRFILKDNSLPDDQKISEISGVIGVRRAAGQYQVIIGQTVTQVYEQLCQLADLQQTQVIDENLDLDLATKTRPHLTFKSIGSAIMNKLAGSLTPLIPVLVAASMFKMFAAVLGPSMLNWLSATSDTYQLFVFVGDAGFYFFPILIGYTAAKQFHAQPLVAMFLGAIMVHPTLLKLVTDKKNFAIFGLHMPLVNYSATIIPIILSVWIMSYIERFLKKWIPASLSTIFVPTLTILIMLPITLCIVGPAGGFLGKYICDTIIGFGKLGGIWSILAIALIGALWELLVMTGMHLVLISAMMMVIAQNGFDNFTILGSIAASLSVAGMCLGAALRLRDKKQKALAWSYLIASFVGGVTEPALYGIAVRYKRSFWGMMIGGFCGALYAALCHVKGYVLVPVANFMSLTAYVHNDPTNLINGIISGVIAFLVAALATYLIGFDKSPKVIHELKPVEG, translated from the coding sequence ATTCCAAAAAAACAGCAGGAATATCAAGCTATTGCACAACAGATTTTGCAAGAAGTGGGTGGCAGTAACAATATTGAATCTGTCACACATTGTATGACGCGCTTACGTTTCATTTTAAAAGATAATAGTTTACCTGATGACCAAAAAATCAGCGAGATTTCGGGAGTTATTGGGGTTCGCAGAGCGGCAGGGCAATATCAAGTGATTATTGGGCAAACGGTTACACAAGTTTATGAACAATTATGCCAGTTAGCAGATTTACAGCAGACGCAAGTCATTGATGAAAATTTAGATTTAGACCTAGCAACTAAAACGCGTCCACATTTAACTTTCAAATCCATTGGGTCTGCAATTATGAACAAATTAGCAGGTAGTTTGACTCCCTTGATTCCCGTTTTGGTAGCGGCATCGATGTTTAAAATGTTTGCAGCAGTCTTGGGTCCGAGCATGTTAAATTGGCTTAGTGCGACAAGCGATACTTATCAACTATTTGTGTTCGTTGGTGATGCTGGTTTTTATTTTTTCCCAATTTTAATCGGTTACACTGCTGCTAAACAGTTTCACGCTCAACCTTTGGTCGCCATGTTTTTGGGAGCTATTATGGTTCACCCAACTTTATTAAAATTAGTGACTGATAAGAAAAATTTTGCGATTTTTGGCTTGCACATGCCATTAGTTAATTATAGTGCTACCATTATTCCCATTATTTTGTCTGTATGGATTATGTCTTATATTGAACGGTTTTTGAAAAAGTGGATTCCGGCATCTTTGAGTACAATTTTTGTTCCTACTTTGACGATTTTAATTATGTTACCGATTACTTTGTGCATTGTTGGACCAGCGGGTGGTTTCTTAGGTAAATATATTTGTGATACGATTATTGGTTTTGGCAAATTAGGTGGAATTTGGAGTATTCTGGCGATTGCGCTCATCGGTGCACTTTGGGAGTTACTAGTGATGACTGGAATGCACCTTGTTTTGATTTCGGCGATGATGATGGTAATTGCTCAGAATGGTTTTGATAATTTTACAATATTGGGTTCGATTGCAGCTAGTTTGTCCGTGGCTGGAATGTGCTTGGGAGCAGCTTTAAGGTTGCGTGATAAAAAGCAAAAAGCCCTAGCTTGGAGTTACTTGATTGCTAGTTTTGTTGGTGGCGTCACGGAACCGGCACTGTATGGAATTGCGGTTCGTTATAAACGCAGCTTTTGGGGGATGATGATTGGCGGTTTTTGTGGAGCCTTGTATGCGGCTTTGTGCCATGTAAAAGGTTATGTTTTGGTTCCAGTTGCGAACTTCATGTCCTTGACTGCCTATGTTCATAATGATCCTACTAATTTGATTAATGGGATTATTAGTGGTGTTATTGCGTTTTTAGTCGCAGCGCTCGCTACGTATCTGATTGGTTTTGACAAATCGCCAAAAGTAATCCATGAATTGAAACCGGTGGAGGGATAA
- a CDS encoding ChbG/HpnK family deacetylase: MSRQIIIRADDLGYSEAVNLGIIKTVQNGLIKNVGVMVNMPTVLEAVQILQKINPHIDLGLHVVICMGRPLQNACQLPSLTMPDGTFKTSKMYRKATRDFVSLDEVVSEIEAQYQRFVKLVGRQPDYFEGHAVVSDNFVKGLKIVAQRHHLKYLEYHFDDQPTLVARQKLYIEMDSMEPNYDPYRTLRTTALTKHDDGYEVMVCHPGYLDNFILQHSSLTIPRTQEVAMLCDPQTKIWLWDHEVELIKYSQL; this comes from the coding sequence ATGTCTAGACAAATTATTATTCGTGCTGACGATTTAGGATATAGTGAAGCGGTCAATTTAGGAATCATAAAGACGGTACAAAATGGTTTAATCAAAAATGTTGGCGTCATGGTGAATATGCCAACGGTTCTTGAGGCCGTTCAAATTTTGCAGAAAATTAATCCGCACATTGATTTAGGTTTACATGTTGTTATTTGCATGGGTCGACCGCTACAAAATGCTTGTCAGTTACCCAGTCTAACCATGCCCGATGGGACCTTTAAAACTTCTAAAATGTACCGCAAGGCGACCCGAGATTTTGTTTCTCTAGACGAAGTAGTTTCGGAGATTGAGGCGCAATATCAACGATTTGTCAAACTGGTCGGTCGCCAACCAGATTATTTTGAAGGACACGCCGTCGTAAGTGATAATTTTGTTAAAGGGTTAAAAATTGTAGCGCAACGTCATCATTTGAAGTATTTAGAATACCATTTTGATGATCAACCGACATTGGTAGCGAGACAAAAGTTATATATAGAAATGGATAGTATGGAACCGAATTATGACCCATACCGAACTTTAAGAACGACAGCTTTAACTAAGCATGATGATGGTTATGAAGTAATGGTGTGTCACCCAGGTTATTTAGATAATTTTATTTTACAACATTCGAGTTTAACTATTCCTAGAACCCAAGAAGTGGCCATGTTATGTGATCCGCAAACTAAGATTTGGCTTTGGGATCATGAGGTTGAATTGATAAAGTACAGTCAGTTGTAA
- the trpX gene encoding tryptophan ABC transporter substrate-binding protein gives MKRMLTFITAIILFLGIAFVKMPAKDQTSAPVENTKVVHVGILQMVTHPALDQIHQGIISGLKAKGFVAGRNLKIDFLNAQGDQSNLKTMSQKLVNQDDLVFGIATPAAQALANSAKNKLPIILAGISAPASSGLVKTEQRPGGNITGSSGSYPVMGQLKLIQALLPQAHKIGIIYTSSDHGGQINAHAFEKVVRKAGLTPKMYTIANTNDLQQVATQMVSEVDAVYAPQDNGIASAMKTLVNVTNNAGIPVFPSAETMVPDGGSAAYAINQRDMGVLAGKMAGNVLHGKKPATYPISYVKKGHYIINQKQVRKLHLKIPADVMQQAKQTGRIIK, from the coding sequence ATGAAACGCATGCTTACTTTTATTACGGCAATTATCTTATTTTTAGGAATTGCTTTTGTTAAAATGCCAGCGAAAGATCAAACTTCCGCGCCTGTAGAAAATACTAAAGTCGTTCATGTGGGCATTCTCCAAATGGTTACCCACCCTGCTTTAGACCAAATTCACCAGGGCATTATCAGCGGTTTGAAAGCGAAAGGGTTTGTGGCAGGGCGCAATTTGAAGATTGACTTTTTAAATGCTCAAGGTGATCAAAGCAATCTCAAAACGATGTCCCAAAAATTAGTTAATCAAGATGATTTAGTCTTTGGCATCGCCACGCCAGCTGCTCAAGCTTTAGCGAATAGTGCTAAGAATAAACTACCGATTATTTTAGCGGGGATTTCAGCGCCTGCTAGTAGTGGTTTAGTGAAAACGGAGCAGCGTCCGGGGGGCAACATTACCGGTTCTTCAGGAAGTTATCCCGTCATGGGGCAATTAAAACTGATTCAAGCTTTACTGCCACAAGCACACAAAATTGGTATTATTTACACTTCTTCAGACCATGGTGGGCAAATTAATGCTCATGCTTTCGAAAAAGTTGTGCGCAAAGCGGGGTTGACGCCTAAAATGTATACGATCGCCAATACGAATGATTTACAACAAGTGGCTACCCAAATGGTCAGCGAAGTTGATGCCGTTTATGCGCCACAAGATAATGGCATTGCTTCTGCTATGAAAACTTTAGTTAATGTTACCAATAATGCAGGTATTCCAGTATTTCCTAGCGCTGAAACCATGGTTCCAGATGGTGGTAGTGCTGCTTATGCCATTAATCAACGTGACATGGGCGTTTTGGCTGGTAAAATGGCGGGGAATGTTTTGCACGGTAAAAAGCCAGCTACTTATCCCATTTCATATGTCAAAAAGGGACATTATATTATTAATCAAAAACAAGTCCGCAAGTTGCATTTGAAAATTCCAGCTGATGTGATGCAACAGGCCAAACAAACGGGGAGGATCATCAAATGA